One genomic window of Micropterus dolomieu isolate WLL.071019.BEF.003 ecotype Adirondacks linkage group LG06, ASM2129224v1, whole genome shotgun sequence includes the following:
- the LOC123972990 gene encoding uridylate-specific endoribonuclease C-like, giving the protein MAKSQQTNKELTEVFNQIWCLDTNRLRPGTDYIISLQGKAGFVAQGSNNARDMARAPLFKYVNEAKLKSIKTFANFISLLDNYEVSTGVAETVTPEELQENRLFIDSIMETDVMKCAHKYLVKKGQSPADPAQFKRQLYDIWFRLYHRDRSGGEDSCGFEHVFVGETKFGREIIGLHNWVQFYLQEKKNLVDYKGYKARDNKATPDEDDHVLNLQFSWKGLVKPVCGCFIGVSPEFEVAIFTIIFLMTNEKMTTVVAKVDEYLLELVVYRNGKSIGTSFPKLLSSNNRDV; this is encoded by the exons ATGGCAAAGAG TCAACAAACCAACAAGGAGCTCACCGAGGTGTTTAACCAAATCTGGTGCCTGGATACCAACCGTCTCAGGCCGGGGACTGATTACATCATTTCCCTCCAG GGCAAGGCAGGTTTTGTGGCTCAGGGCAGTAACAATGCCAGAGACATGGCCAGGGCTCCGCTCTTCAAATATGTTAATGAAGCCAAGCTCAAGAGTATCAAGACATTTGCAA atttCATCAGCTTGCTGGACAACTATGAGGTGTCTACAGGAGTAGCAGAGACAGTTACTCCAGAGGAGCTTCAAGAGAACAGGCTCTTTATCGATTCCATAATGGAGACGGATGTCATGAAG tGTGCTCACAAGTATCTGGTTAAGAAGGGGCAGTCGCCTGCAGACCCTGCACAGttcaagagacagctgtatgACATCTGGTTCCGTCTCTACCACAGGGACAGGAGTGGAGG TGAAGATTCCTGTGGATTCGAACATGTGTTTGTGGGAGAAACCAAGTTCGGCCGGGAGATCATAGGTCTTCACAACTGGGTCCAGTTCTacctgcaagaaaaaaaaaaccttgttgACTATAAAGGCTACAAAGCAAGAGACAACAAAGCTACA CCTGATGAAGATGACCATGTCCTGAACCTGCAGTTTAGTTGGAAAGGCTTGGTGAAGCCAGTTTGCGGCTGCTTCATCGGTGTCAGTCCAGAGTTTGAGGTGGCCATCTTCACCATCATCTTCCTCATGACGAATGAGAAGATGACAACTGTGGTGGCGAAAGTGGACGAGTACTTGCTGGAGCTGGTTGTTTATCGGAATGGGAAATCCATCGGCACGTCCTTCCCCAAACTGCTCAGCAGTAACAACAGGGATGTGTAA